The DNA region CGCAGAAGCCGGTGGCCACCTCCTCGACCACCAGATCCCGCTCGGCCGGCACCTCGGGTGCCGGCTGCTGCTTCTTCCACGGCGGGGTGAGGTCGGGTCCGTACTGGTGGCTGCGCATGGAGGCGACTATACGGACGGCCCGTCAGAGGCCCGGCGCGCCCCAGACCGGGAACCAGCGGCTCAGGTCCTTCTCCAGCCGCAGGTCGTTCCCCAGCATCGCGTTGACCTGCAGCTCCAGCGGACTGTTGCGCCGCTCCCCGCCGCCGGGCATCGGGGCGAAGGGGTAGAAGGTGCCGCGCTTGTAGAGGTAGACCAGGGCCAGCGACTGCCCCTCCGGATTGCGGAAGCCCACCAGTGAGCAGAGCAGCTGGGGGCCGAAGCCGTTGGCCTCCAGCTCGCTGTTGACCGCGTGCAGGTCGTTGACCAGCTCCGGGAGTTCCTCGGGGGTGTGCCGGGCGAGCAGCCAGGAGTAGCCGTAGCCGTCCTTGGAGGCCTCCACCGGGACGCCGCCGCGCTCGGTGTCGGCGTCGAGCAGCGCTCGGACCTGCTGCTCCACCTGGACGAAGGCCGCGCCCTCGACGGCCGCGAAGCAGACCGAGCCGAGCCCGGTGGGCAGGAACCCGGCCGCGGCCTCCAGGGTGAGTGCGGCGGACGGCACGCCGAACAGCTGGTCGAGGTCGGGCTTGACGGGCTTGGTGCGGCCGAACAGGGCGTCCAGGAATCCCACGGCGGGCCTTTCGGGTCGGGGAGGTCGATCAGCGGCCGAGCTGCGCGGAGATCTTCGCCAGCTGGGCCAGTCGCTTCTCCAGCGTCGGATGGGTGGAGAACAGCTGGGAGGCGGTCTCCCGGGCGCTCAGCGCGGGGGCGAAGTAGAAGGCGTTGTAGGGCTGGGAGCGGCGCAGGTCCTCGGTGGGGATGGCCGCGATCTGCCCGGTCACCTTGGTGAGGGCGGAGGCCAGGGCGCTGGGCCGGCCGGTGAGCTGGGCGGCGGCCCGGTCGGCGGCCAGCTCGCGGTAGCGGGAGAGCAGCCGGGTGAGCAGGAAGCTGATCGCGTAGACGACCATCGACACCAGCGGGATGATCAGCGCCGCGATGGCCGCGTTCTGGTCGTTGTTGTTGCGGCCGCCGCCCATGAACCCGCCGTACATGGCGATCCGGGTCATCGCCCCGGCGAGCACGCCGAGGAAGCCGGCGATGGTCATCACCGCGACGTCCCGGTGGGCGACGTGCGACAGCTCGTGCGCCAGGACGCCCTCGAGTTCCTCCGGTTCGAGCCGGCGCAGCAGGCCGGTGGTCACGCACACCACGGCGTTCTGCGGGTTGCGGCCGGTGGCGAAGGCGTTCGGCATGTCGTTGTCGGCGACGGCCACGCGGGGCTTGGGCATGTCGGCCAGGGCGCAGAGCCGGTCGATCGTGCCGTGCAGCTGGGGGTACTGCTCCTCGGTCACCGGGCGGGCGCCCATGGCCCGTTCGGTGATCTTGTCGCTGAACCAGAACTGGGCCACGAACAGCCCGCCGGAGATCAGCACGATCAGCGGCCAGGCCCCGCGCAGCAGCGCGATCAGCAGGCCCGTGAAACCGACGTACAGCAGCCCGATCACGAACATCGTCGCGACCATGCGGCTGGTCAGGCCGCGGTCGGGCGCGAAACGGGTGTGCTGGCCCGAGCTCGACATCTCTTGCTCCTCCGTTCGCCGTCGCTTTCGATGCTGCCACCCGGACGGCCCCGGGGCACCACCCCCCGCACGCGGAGTGTCGTGGCGGCCGTCCGGAACTGCGGGCAGGATCACCCCGGCCGGGCCGTTCCTGCGGTAGGACCCGGGCCGTACACTGGCAGGTACGGTTTTGGCACTCGTACGTGCAGAGTGCCAGGATCGGGGCCCTCCCCGGAGCGGCTCGCAGCATCACAGACGGACAACGTGCGAAGACGGAGGTGCGTGCCCCATGGCCGGTGAGGTCCGCCAGCTGGACGACCGCAAGCTCGCCGTGCTCCGCGCGATCGTCCAGGACTACGTGGGCACCGAGGAGCCGGTCGGCTCCAAGGCGCTGGTGGAGCGGCACAACCTCGGGGTGTCCCCGGCCACGGTGCGCAACGACATGGCGGCGCTGGAGGAGGAGGGGTACATCCACCAGCCGCACACCAGCGCCGGGCGCATCCCCACCGACAAGGGCTACCGGCTGTTCGTCGACAAGCTCGCCGAGGTCAAGCCGATGAGCTCCCCGGAGCGCCGGGCGATCCGGCACTTCCTGGAAGGCGCCGTCGACCTGGACGACGTGGTCAGGCGCACGGTGCGGCTGCTCGCCCAGCTGACCCGGCAGGTCGCCGTGGTGCAGTACCCCTCGCTCACCCGATCCACCGTCCGGCACATCGAGCTGGTGGCGCTGGCCCCGGCCAAGGTGATGCTGGTGCTGATCACCAACACCGGCCGGGTCGAGCAGCGGATGATCGACTGCCCGGGCACGGTCGGCGAGACGGTCCTGGCGGACCTGCGGGCGCGGATCAACGCGCGGGCGGCCGGCCAGCGGCTGCCGGACGTCCCCGGTCTGCTGGAGGAGCTGCCGGCGACCTTCGAGCAGATCGACCAGCCGACCGTCAGCACGGTCCTGGCCACGCTGTTCGAGGCGCTCGCCGAACAGAACGAGGAGCGGATCATGCTGGCCGGCACGGCCAACCTGACCCGCTTCGGGCACGACTTCCCGCTCACCATCCAGCCGGTGCTGGAGGCCCTGGAGGAGCAGGTCGTCCTGCTCCGCCTCCTGGGTGAGACCACGGACGCCGCGATGACGGTCCGGATCGGGCGGGAGAACGCGTACGAAGGGCTGAATTCCACCTCGGTCGTTTCGGTCGGCTACGGTTCGGGCGACGAGAGCGTGGCCAAACTGGGTGTGATCGGTCCGACCCGGATGGACTACCCGGGCACAATGGGGGCGGTGCGAGCGGTGGCACGGTACGTGGGCCAGATCCTGGCCGAGTCGTAGCAAGCAACCGCCGTCGGGAATTCCGGCGGCGATGTCCAGTCGCACTACTACAGGCGGAACAAGCGGAGCATTTGGTGGCCACGGACTACTACGCGGTACTCGGCGTCCGACGGGATGCGGGGCAGGACGAGATCAAGAAGGCGTTCCGGCGCCTGGCACGCGAACTGCACCCGGACGTCAACCCGGACCCGAAGACGCAGGAGCGGTTCAAGGAGATCAACGCCGCCTACGAGGTGCTCTCCGATCCGCAGAAGCGCCAGGTCTACGACCTCGGCGGCGACCCGCTGTCGCCCGGCGGCGGCGGTGGCGCGGGCGGCTTCGGCGCCGGCGCGGCGGGCTTCGGCTTCTCCGACATCATGGACGCCTTCTTCGGCGCCGCGGCCGGCCAGCGCGGCCCGCGCTCGCGCACCCGCCGCGGCCAGGACGCCATGATCCGGCTGGAGATCACCCTGGAGGAGGCCGCCTTCGGCACCACCAAGGAACTCCAGGTCGACACCGCCGTCACCTGCACCACCTGCAGCGGCGAGGGCGCGGCCCCCGGCACCTCCGCCCAGACCTGCGACATGTGCCGCGGCAAGGGCGAGGTCTCCCAGGTCACCCGCTCCTTCCTGGGCCAGGTCATGACCTCCCGCCCGTGCCCGCAGTGCCAGGGCTTCGGCACCGTCGTGCCGACCCCGTGCCCCGAGTGCGCCGGCGACGGCCGGGTGCGGGCCCGCCGCACCCTGACGGTCAAGATCCCGGCCGGTGTGGACAACGGCACCCGGATCCAGCTGGCCGGCGAGGGCGAGGTCGGCCCCGGCGGCGGCCCGGCCGGCGACCTGTACGTCGAGATCGCCGAGACCACCCACAGCGTCTTCCAGCGGCGCGGGGACGACCTGCACTGCACCGTCACCATCCCGATGACGGCCGCCGCGCTCGGCACCCAGGTGCCGCTGCAGACCCTGGACGGGCTGGAGGAGGTCGACATCCGGCCCGGCACCCAGTCCGGCCAGTCGATCCCGCTGCACGGCCGGGGCATCACCCACCTGCGCGGGGGCGGCCGGGGCGACCTGATAGTGCACGTCGAGGTGCAGACGCCCACCAAGCTCGACGCCGAGCAGGAGGAGCTGCTGCGCCGGCTCTCCATGCTGCGCGGCGAGGAGCGGCCGTCCGGCCAGTTCGCGCCGGGCCAGCAGGGCCTGTTCTCGCGCCTGAAGGACGCCTTCAACGGCCGGTAGTCGTCCGGGAAGGGGTGCCGGGGGCAGTTCCCCGGCACCCCTTTCGTGTCCCCCCGTCCCTTTCCCTGGAGGTTCCCCGTCATGACCGCCCCCGTCTTCGTCGTCGAGACCGAGCGGATCGCCGCCGCCGCGCCCGGGGCCGTGGTGCGGCTCGACGGGGCGGAGGGGCGGCACGCGGCGGCGGTGAAGCGGCTGACGGCCGGCGAGGCGGTGACCCTGGCGGACGGGCTGGGCCTCGGGGTGGACGGGACGGTCGCCGAGGTGCTCGGCAAGGACGCGATCGACGTCACGGTGGCCGTCGTGCGGCGGGAGCCGGAGCCGGCGCCGCGGATCGTGGTCGTCCAGGCGCTGCCCAAGGGCGACCGCGGCGAGCTGGCCGTGGAGACCATGACCGAGGTCGGCGTGGACGTGGTGATCCCCTGGGCCGCCTCCCGCTGCATCACCCAGTGGAAGGGCGAGCGCGGCGCCAAGGCGCTCGCCAAGTGGCGGGCCACCGCCCGGGAGGCGGGCAAGCAGTCCCGCCGGCTGCGCTTCCCCGAGGTGCGCGAGCTGATGACCACCCGCCAGCTGGCGCCGCTGCTGGCCCAGGCCTCCCTCGCGGCGGTGCTGCACGAGGAGGGCGCCGAGCCGCTGGCGCAGACCGCGCTGCCCGCCGCCGGGGACATCGTGCTGGTGGTCGGCCCGGAGGGCGGGGTCTCCCCGGAGGAACTGGCCGCCTTCGCCGAGGCGGGTGCCCAGCCGTACCGGCTGGGCCCGTCGGTGCTGCGCACCTCCACCGCCGGGGTGGCCGCCGGGGCGCTGCTGCTGGGGCGCACCGGCCGCTGGGCGTAGGGCTCGTCCGGCCGGTCCGGCCGCCCGGCGCAACTCCCGTGCGCCCGCCGGGAGTGTCGGAAAACCGGAGCGGCTCCTACCCGTACCTGCCTACGCTGACCGGGTGACGGACTCCCTGAGCACCTCTGCGGGCGCCTATCCGCGCCACCCCCATCTGCACGGTGACCTGGTCACCTTCGTCGCCGAGGACGACCTGTGGCTCGCCCCGCTGGACGGCGGCCGGGCCTGGCGGCTGACGGCCGATCACCTGCCGGTGCACCACCCCCGGTTCGCCCCGGACGGGCGGCACATCGCCTTCACCTCCACTCGGGACGGCGCCCCCGAGGTGCACGTGGTGCCGGTGGACGGCGGTCCGTCCCGGCGGCTGACGTACTGGGGCAGCCAGCAGACCCAGGTGCACGGCTGGACGGCGGACGGGCGCCCGATCGCCGCCACCACCGCGGGCGAGGCCACCCTGCGCCGCACCCACGCCTACGCCGTGCCGCTGGACGGCGGCGAGGCCCAGCGGCTGCCGTACGGGCTGGTCGGCGGGCTGGCCTTCGAACCGGACGGCGACCGGGTGCTGCTGGTCAGCGCCAACACCCGCGAGCCGGCCTGGTGGAAGCGCTACCGGGGCGGCCGGGCGGGCAAGTTGTGGCTGGGCCGGGACGAATTCGTCCGGATCCACGAGGAGTTGGACGGTCAGCTCGGCTCGCCGCTGTGGGTCGCCGGGGCGGGGGCGGAGGGCGGCCGGATCGGGTTCCTGTCCGACCACGAGGGCGTCGGCGAGCTGTACTCCAGCCGCCCGGACGGTTCCGACCTGCGCCGCCACAGCACCGACCCGGACGGCTTCTACGCCCGCAACGCCAGCACCGACGGCACCCGGGTGGTCTTCCACCGGGCCGGTGACCTCTGGCTGGTGGACGATCTGGAGGGCGCCGCGCCGCGCCGCCTGGATGTCCGGCTGGCCGGCCCGCGCACCGGCCGCCGCCCCCGCCCGGTCCACGCCGGGCACTGGCTGGAGACCGCCGTCCCCGACCGCACCGGCCGGGCCTCCGCCGTGGTGGTGCGCGGCAGCGTGCACTGGCTGACCCACCGGGAGGGCCCGGCCCGGGTGCTGGACGAGACGCCGGGCGTGCGCGGGCGGCTGGCCCGGGTGGTGCCGGGGGAGGACGGCGCCCAGGGCGTGCTGTGGGTCTCCGACGCCGAGGGCGAGGACGCGTTGGAGTTCGCGCCCGCCGTGGACGGCGCCGCGCGCCGCCGGCTGGCGGCCGGGCGGCTCGGCCGGGTCAACTCGCTGGCCGTCTCCCCGGACGGCCGGCAGGCCGCGCTCGGCGTGCACGACGGCCGGGTGCTGCTGGTGGCGCTCGCCGACGGCGCCGTGCACGAGCTGGCCCGCAGCCAGGACGGTGAGGTCAGCGGGCTGACCTTCAGCCCGGACTCGGCCTGGCTGGCCTGGTCCCGCCCGGTGCACGGCCTCGGCCCGTTCTCGCTGCGCCACATCGTGCTGGCCGACCTGGCCACCCGCACCGTCAGCGAGGCCACCCAGCCGCGCTTCTTCGACACC from Kitasatospora cathayae includes:
- the pspAB gene encoding PspA-associated protein PspAB; the encoded protein is MGFLDALFGRTKPVKPDLDQLFGVPSAALTLEAAAGFLPTGLGSVCFAAVEGAAFVQVEQQVRALLDADTERGGVPVEASKDGYGYSWLLARHTPEELPELVNDLHAVNSELEANGFGPQLLCSLVGFRNPEGQSLALVYLYKRGTFYPFAPMPGGGERRNSPLELQVNAMLGNDLRLEKDLSRWFPVWGAPGL
- the htpX gene encoding zinc metalloprotease HtpX; the encoded protein is MSSSGQHTRFAPDRGLTSRMVATMFVIGLLYVGFTGLLIALLRGAWPLIVLISGGLFVAQFWFSDKITERAMGARPVTEEQYPQLHGTIDRLCALADMPKPRVAVADNDMPNAFATGRNPQNAVVCVTTGLLRRLEPEELEGVLAHELSHVAHRDVAVMTIAGFLGVLAGAMTRIAMYGGFMGGGRNNNDQNAAIAALIIPLVSMVVYAISFLLTRLLSRYRELAADRAAAQLTGRPSALASALTKVTGQIAAIPTEDLRRSQPYNAFYFAPALSARETASQLFSTHPTLEKRLAQLAKISAQLGR
- the hrcA gene encoding heat-inducible transcriptional repressor HrcA; this encodes MAGEVRQLDDRKLAVLRAIVQDYVGTEEPVGSKALVERHNLGVSPATVRNDMAALEEEGYIHQPHTSAGRIPTDKGYRLFVDKLAEVKPMSSPERRAIRHFLEGAVDLDDVVRRTVRLLAQLTRQVAVVQYPSLTRSTVRHIELVALAPAKVMLVLITNTGRVEQRMIDCPGTVGETVLADLRARINARAAGQRLPDVPGLLEELPATFEQIDQPTVSTVLATLFEALAEQNEERIMLAGTANLTRFGHDFPLTIQPVLEALEEQVVLLRLLGETTDAAMTVRIGRENAYEGLNSTSVVSVGYGSGDESVAKLGVIGPTRMDYPGTMGAVRAVARYVGQILAES
- the dnaJ gene encoding molecular chaperone DnaJ encodes the protein MATDYYAVLGVRRDAGQDEIKKAFRRLARELHPDVNPDPKTQERFKEINAAYEVLSDPQKRQVYDLGGDPLSPGGGGGAGGFGAGAAGFGFSDIMDAFFGAAAGQRGPRSRTRRGQDAMIRLEITLEEAAFGTTKELQVDTAVTCTTCSGEGAAPGTSAQTCDMCRGKGEVSQVTRSFLGQVMTSRPCPQCQGFGTVVPTPCPECAGDGRVRARRTLTVKIPAGVDNGTRIQLAGEGEVGPGGGPAGDLYVEIAETTHSVFQRRGDDLHCTVTIPMTAAALGTQVPLQTLDGLEEVDIRPGTQSGQSIPLHGRGITHLRGGGRGDLIVHVEVQTPTKLDAEQEELLRRLSMLRGEERPSGQFAPGQQGLFSRLKDAFNGR
- a CDS encoding 16S rRNA (uracil(1498)-N(3))-methyltransferase produces the protein MTAPVFVVETERIAAAAPGAVVRLDGAEGRHAAAVKRLTAGEAVTLADGLGLGVDGTVAEVLGKDAIDVTVAVVRREPEPAPRIVVVQALPKGDRGELAVETMTEVGVDVVIPWAASRCITQWKGERGAKALAKWRATAREAGKQSRRLRFPEVRELMTTRQLAPLLAQASLAAVLHEEGAEPLAQTALPAAGDIVLVVGPEGGVSPEELAAFAEAGAQPYRLGPSVLRTSTAGVAAGALLLGRTGRWA